The DNA region TGGTTGACGATTGGACTTAATTGTTTATAATGAAATCTTTATGAAAGAGATTAATCTGGCGATTATCGGGACTGGGAATTGGGGCTTAAATTATGTCCGCATTTTTTCTCGTTTACCGAATGCCCGAATAAAATTCTTGGTTGATAAGAGTGATAATAATTTGAGGAAGGCAAAGGAATTTGCCCCGGAGGCGATTGCCTTAAATGATTACCGAGACCTCTTAAAAAGAGAAGACTGGGAGGCAGGAATAGTTGCCACCCCGGCGCAAACTCATTTTCCAATTGTTTCCGAACTCCTTTCAAGAGGAAAGGATGTCTTGGTGGAAAAACCATTAGCCTTAAACTCTAAGGATGCCCAAATCCTATTTGAGATTGCCAAAAGGGAGGGAAAGAAGTTGATGGTTGGTCATATCCTTCTTTATCACCCGGCGGTGCGCTATCTTAAAAACCTGATAAAGAGAAATATCTTCGGCCGGATAGATTCTCTCCTCTCCCTCCGTTTTAATTTTAATGGTCTTTCCGAAGAAGACTGTCTATTCGGTCTTGCCTGTCATGATATCGCCATCGCCAATTACCTTTTATCTTCTCCGCCGGAATTTGTCAGGGCGATGGGGAACGAAAAAGAGTCATCGTTTGTTTTAATCTATCCCCAAGGGGTTAACTTTTACGGAGAAGTTGGTTTTAAAGAAGGAGAAGGGAAGGTTCGCTCCCTTTTTGTCTTTGGGGAAAAGAAGGAGGCATTTTTTGATGATACCCGAGAGGAGAAGTTAGTGATTAGGGATAAGAAGAAGACCTCTCTCCCAAAACTGAAAAAGATTGAGCCATTAAAATTGGAATGCGAACACTTCTTAAGATGTCTAAGAGAAGATAGAGAGCCAATTACGGATGGCAAGGACGGTCTTTTGGTGGTGAAAGTTTTGGAAAGGCTTTTTAAGTCAATGAGAAATGGGGGAGATTGGGTAAGGGTGGAATGAAAATTCCTTTCTTAAATTTAGTCCGGCAGATTGAAGAGAGAAAAGGGGAAATAGAGAAGGCAATCGGTTCGGTTTTAAGAAAAGGGATTTTCATTTTAGGACCGAAACTTTCCCTCTTAGAGAAGAAGGTGGCTAAATATGTTGGGAAAAGATATGCGGTTGGGGTTGGTTCGGGGACCGATGCCTTACATCTTGCGCTCCGGGCAAAGGGAATTGGTAAAGGTGATGGGGTAATTACAACTCCCTATACCTTCTTTGCCACCGCGGAGGCGATAAGTTTAACGGGAGCAAGACCCTTCTTCGTTGACATTGAATTGGATAGTTATAATTTGGATGGGGAAAAGTTGGCGGATTTTATTGAAAAGGAATGTCGGGAGAAGAATGGCAATTTGATTCATAAAAGAACCGGATTGAAAATTAGGGCAATAATTCCGGTTCACCTGTTTGGGCAATGTGCGAAAATGGAAAGGATTTTAGATCTTGCCCGAAGATATAACCTTTCGGTGATTGAGGATGCTGCCCAGAGTTTTGGTGCCGAGCAGAAGATAAAAGGGAAATGGTTGAAGGCGGGAAGTATGGGTGAGATTGGTTGCTTCTCCTTCTACCCAACAAAAAACCTTTGGGCTTTTGGGGATGGGGGAATGATTGTTACTTCGGAAAAGGAGGTTTATCACCAACTTTGCCTCTTCCGGAACCACGGGATGGTGAAGAAGAATTATCATTCCTGTTTTGGTTGGAATAGTCGGTTGGATGAAATTCAAGCCGCTCTCCTTTTGGTAAATTTCCGCTCCTTAAAAGAAGGAAATCAAAGGCGGAAAGAGATTTTCCTTTATTATAACGAACATTTGAAGGATAATGTGATTGTACCTAAAATTTTACCTTTTAATCGCCCGGTTTTTAATCAATACGTGATTCGGACCCTAAAACGCGATTTCCTAAGGTCTTTTTTGGAAAGGAGAGGGATTGCGACGGAAGTCTACTATCCCCTCCCCTTACATCTCCAGAAATGTTATCGGGATTTGGGTTATAAAAAGGGCGATTTCCCGAAGGCGGAGAAGGCGAGTGAAGAGGTTTTAGCCTTGCCGATTGACCCGACCTTAAAGGAGAAAGAAAGGAAATATATAGTTGATTGTATCGCCGCCTTCTTTGCCGATGTTGACAATTAAAAATAGTCTATTAAAATAAGAGTTAAACTTTAACCAAAAGGAGAAAACTATGTTGGATAAAAGAGCTGACTTAGCTGGACCAGGTATTGGGAGTTATGAAGAGTTAGAAAAAATTTTGCCCAACGACTACTATCCGATCTTAAATCCTAAGGAAACCCAGAAAGCGATCTTTGCGGTAAAGAGATATATTGAAGAGAACCTCTGTAAGGAATTGAATCTGATGATGGTGACGGTTCCTTTAATCGTTGATGCGGAAAGTGGCGTTAATGATACCTTAGACCGAGATGGCTCGCGCACGCCGATCCGATTCCATATCTCCAAT from candidate division WOR-3 bacterium includes:
- a CDS encoding Gfo/Idh/MocA family oxidoreductase, which produces MKEINLAIIGTGNWGLNYVRIFSRLPNARIKFLVDKSDNNLRKAKEFAPEAIALNDYRDLLKREDWEAGIVATPAQTHFPIVSELLSRGKDVLVEKPLALNSKDAQILFEIAKREGKKLMVGHILLYHPAVRYLKNLIKRNIFGRIDSLLSLRFNFNGLSEEDCLFGLACHDIAIANYLLSSPPEFVRAMGNEKESSFVLIYPQGVNFYGEVGFKEGEGKVRSLFVFGEKKEAFFDDTREEKLVIRDKKKTSLPKLKKIEPLKLECEHFLRCLREDREPITDGKDGLLVVKVLERLFKSMRNGGDWVRVE
- a CDS encoding DegT/DnrJ/EryC1/StrS family aminotransferase translates to MKIPFLNLVRQIEERKGEIEKAIGSVLRKGIFILGPKLSLLEKKVAKYVGKRYAVGVGSGTDALHLALRAKGIGKGDGVITTPYTFFATAEAISLTGARPFFVDIELDSYNLDGEKLADFIEKECREKNGNLIHKRTGLKIRAIIPVHLFGQCAKMERILDLARRYNLSVIEDAAQSFGAEQKIKGKWLKAGSMGEIGCFSFYPTKNLWAFGDGGMIVTSEKEVYHQLCLFRNHGMVKKNYHSCFGWNSRLDEIQAALLLVNFRSLKEGNQRRKEIFLYYNEHLKDNVIVPKILPFNRPVFNQYVIRTLKRDFLRSFLERRGIATEVYYPLPLHLQKCYRDLGYKKGDFPKAEKASEEVLALPIDPTLKEKERKYIVDCIAAFFADVDN